From Halarcobacter mediterraneus:
AAAAAGTTTTATCATCAATTTTAAAGTCTACTTTATTTTCATCTAAATATTTAGATAGTCTATATATTAAACCTCGTGGAAGTTTTAAGTAGCTTTCATCTTCTTCAAAATTTTTAATTACTTTTGGAGTATTATAAAGTGGTTTTCTAAGGCTTAAAAGAACTTTTATTTGAGGATTATCAAAAGAGGCAAAAGCTTTTAACTTGTTAATTAAACTTCTTGATAAATCTTTTGTAGGGATATATAAATAATCATAAAGTTTAATTTCTAAAGTAAATAAAGGAAAGTCTACATCTTCAAACATCAAATCTGTTTTATTAAATTTTTCAAAATCATTATATTTTAAAACTATGCTTTTAGAAACTTTTTTTATATTTTGTAAAAGTTTCCATTGATCTTTAAAGGGTTCTTTTGTGTTAGGTTCAAAAAAAACAGTTTTATTAGAATTTCTAAACTCCAAATGTAAAGGCAATTCTAAAGCTTCATCAAAATTTCCACTTGTTACAAAATCTTTTGTAGGAAATATTTTCGCAGAGATATTTGATTTTTTTAAAATATATTGAGCAAAAATTTTTGAAGACTTAGTTTCAATATATTCTTCAAAAAATATCCAAACTAAAATTGAATTATAAGAACTATATTCAAATAAAGCTTCAATATTTAATTGGGAAAAAGTTTTTAATAAAATTGAAATATCTTTATCTAAAACTTCTAAAACAATATATTTACTCTGATTTAAAGAAGTGATTAAATATGAAGCAAGTTGAACTTTCCCTCTTAAATGCAATTCTACATCTTTATTTGTAAGGGGTAAATAATCATTTCCTTTGAATGTTTGAGTTAAGGGATAAAAAGCTTGTTTAGAACCATCTTTACTAGTCCATTTTTTTGCAAAAACATCAGTTCTTACAAAAAATAAAGATTTAAAAAGTTCAATCTTTTCATTTTTTGATAAAGGTTTATTTTTATTTTGTTTTACTATAGATTCTAATTGTTTTATTTCTTCTTCTATAGATTTTTTTTGAGCATAAAGTTCTTGTAATCTTTCTTCTATATTTTTATGCTTCATGCTCAATTTGATGAGAAGGTGTTATTATAATATTGTTAAGTTTATTTTCAATTTCATCGTATCTACTTTTTAGTTTAGAGCCTTTTCTTACTCCTTGACCTTCAAATTTTCCATCTTCTTCAATACTAAGTTCATTGTATTTCATATTTCCTATTACTTTACCAGTAGCAAGAATCTGTACTTCATTGCAATCAATTTTACCATCTAATAGTCCACTAACAATTAGATTATTCGCTTTTATATCACCTATTACTTCACCTGTTTTTCCAATTGAAATAACATCTGCTTCTAAAATAACACCTTCAAACTTACCATCAATATGAACTGTGCCTTCTGTAGAAATTCCACCAATAATACAAGTGCCTTGAGCAATTACTGTAGCACCATTTTGTGTTGCTCGCTTATTAGCTTTACCAAAGATTCCCACTTAACTCTCCTTTGTTTACTAAAGATTTTATCATAATTTTTAAAATTCCACTTTATAAAATCTTTTGGGTCTAATATTTTCCCACCATATCTTACTTCATAGTGTAGATGTGCCCCACTACTTGTTCCACTATTTCCACTCAAACCTATTACTTGACCTTTTCTAATTACATCACCAAGTTTTACTTCTGTTTTATTTAAGTGAGCATATATTGTCATAAAGCCAAAACTGTGTTGAACTTTTATAACTCTACCAAAACCTCCAATATCTCTTGAACGAACATAAACAACAACTCCGTTTGCAGTAGCTTTTACAGGTGTTCTCATTTTAGCTCTTAAGTCAATTCCCCTATGAAATTTTTTCTTTTTTGTAATTGGATGTATTCTATATCCATAAGGAGAAGTTACTCTAGTATTTTTTAAAGGACTTCCATTTGGAATAGTTAATAAAGTGAAATATTTTGTATTATCACTTATAGAATCTAAAGTTTCTCTAGTAAGTTGCTCTATTTTTTCATCTTTTAATCCAATCATTGCTTCTATATCATCTAATTTAGAACTAAGAGCATCAATATCTTCAACTTTACTTTTTATCTGTAATGAATAGAACTGATTTTGAGCTTGTAATTTTTCTTCTTTCTGTGTAAGAACATTTATCTGTTTTTCTCTACTATTTATTTCTATTTCTTTTTGGGTTTTTAAAGTTTCTAATCTATCACTTAAATTATTTATAAACCAAGACCCACCACCTATAACTATTACAACAAAAAGAATAATAAAAACAAGAAGTTTTTTTATAAT
This genomic window contains:
- a CDS encoding DEAD/DEAH box helicase, whose protein sequence is MKHKNIEERLQELYAQKKSIEEEIKQLESIVKQNKNKPLSKNEKIELFKSLFFVRTDVFAKKWTSKDGSKQAFYPLTQTFKGNDYLPLTNKDVELHLRGKVQLASYLITSLNQSKYIVLEVLDKDISILLKTFSQLNIEALFEYSSYNSILVWIFFEEYIETKSSKIFAQYILKKSNISAKIFPTKDFVTSGNFDEALELPLHLEFRNSNKTVFFEPNTKEPFKDQWKLLQNIKKVSKSIVLKYNDFEKFNKTDLMFEDVDFPLFTLEIKLYDYLYIPTKDLSRSLINKLKAFASFDNPQIKVLLSLRKPLYNTPKVIKNFEEDESYLKLPRGLIYRLSKYLDENKVDFKIDDKTFYEKIQTKKVLFELRDEQKEAINKIVKKRFSICVAPPGFGKTLIGAKMFEERECSTLIIVNKNMLLDQWRDRFVDYFKYNKKDIGFLGKGKNTLNGQIDVATMQSLKNYPEIINNYSFVVVDECHHIPAVTFEQIVKQFFGKYILGLSATPKRKDGLDPILFQQLGDISYEYKKKKTFNNKLEIIRTNFTSEADNYATLINELCVDEERNNLLIEQILLHKERKILVLTDRIEHINTLEKLFEKEELDYVSIHGSMSKKEQSEKIKLVEHKSLILATTSYFGEGIDFPHLNTIIFATPISYYGRLIQYLGRIGRGNQECLAIDFLDNKNAMLNSAYKKRLEGYKQMHYL
- a CDS encoding bactofilin family protein — encoded protein: MGIFGKANKRATQNGATVIAQGTCIIGGISTEGTVHIDGKFEGVILEADVISIGKTGEVIGDIKANNLIVSGLLDGKIDCNEVQILATGKVIGNMKYNELSIEEDGKFEGQGVRKGSKLKSRYDEIENKLNNIIITPSHQIEHEA
- a CDS encoding M23 family metallopeptidase; its protein translation is MKNRLIITVSDVHGTKAYNVHQIIKKLLVFIILFVVIVIGGGSWFINNLSDRLETLKTQKEIEINSREKQINVLTQKEEKLQAQNQFYSLQIKSKVEDIDALSSKLDDIEAMIGLKDEKIEQLTRETLDSISDNTKYFTLLTIPNGSPLKNTRVTSPYGYRIHPITKKKKFHRGIDLRAKMRTPVKATANGVVVYVRSRDIGGFGRVIKVQHSFGFMTIYAHLNKTEVKLGDVIRKGQVIGLSGNSGTSSGAHLHYEVRYGGKILDPKDFIKWNFKNYDKIFSKQRRVKWESLVKLISEQHKMVLQ